The Corynebacterium confusum genome has a window encoding:
- a CDS encoding GDSL-type esterase/lipase family protein: protein MSVDLLKKPVLAVFVSVFTLLAALLAAPAPQAQAAERNLVAFGDSVLADPDMGTYLRDRIGGAFDQRPLGVNCPKGNNYAVRTGAKLGLPVRDFSCSGAASMSPGPQISAQIDTAIARGALNPSTARVIYATGFNDTYNNANLNQAQIRAKFVRFNRPLIDRIRAAAPNARIQIVGYPTIGDGIHYCLIHAGSSWDRTPLPQVADFENKAQWMQVDLARATGTEFVDLKPSTRNSGMCGPDGNRKWAGLVDFNAGDGNLPLHVNARGHEHIANVLAAS, encoded by the coding sequence GTGTCTGTCGATCTACTGAAAAAGCCTGTTCTAGCCGTCTTTGTTTCTGTCTTTACTTTGTTGGCGGCGCTGCTGGCCGCCCCCGCCCCGCAGGCCCAGGCCGCCGAGCGCAACCTGGTCGCCTTCGGGGACTCGGTGCTGGCGGACCCGGACATGGGGACCTACCTGCGCGACCGCATCGGCGGCGCCTTCGACCAGCGCCCGCTGGGCGTTAACTGCCCGAAGGGCAACAACTACGCGGTCCGTACCGGCGCTAAGCTGGGCCTGCCAGTGCGCGACTTCTCCTGCTCCGGGGCGGCCTCCATGTCCCCGGGCCCGCAGATTTCCGCGCAGATCGACACCGCCATCGCCCGCGGGGCGCTGAACCCGTCGACGGCGCGCGTCATCTACGCCACCGGCTTCAACGACACCTACAACAACGCGAACCTGAACCAAGCCCAGATCCGGGCCAAGTTCGTCCGCTTCAACCGCCCGCTCATCGACCGCATCCGCGCGGCCGCCCCCAACGCCCGCATCCAGATCGTGGGCTACCCGACCATCGGCGACGGGATCCACTACTGCCTGATCCACGCCGGTTCCTCCTGGGACCGCACCCCGCTGCCGCAGGTCGCCGACTTTGAGAACAAGGCCCAGTGGATGCAGGTCGACCTGGCCCGCGCGACCGGCACCGAGTTCGTCGACCTGAAGCCCTCGACCCGCAACTCCGGTATGTGCGGCCCGGACGGCAACCGCAAGTGGGCCGGCCTGGTGGACTTCAACGCGGGTGACGGCAACCTGCCGCTGCACGTCAACGCCCGCGGCCACGAGCACATCGCGAACGTGTTGGCGGCGTCTTAA
- a CDS encoding S-(hydroxymethyl)mycothiol dehydrogenase, producing the protein MSEKNEQIVSGVIARSQGAEVEKVNIVIPAPGPNDVVVKIQACGVCHTDLAYRNGDIEDAYPFLLGHEAAGIVETVGEDVTHVAEGDFVVLNWRAVCGECRACKKGEPKYCFDTFNASQAMTLEDGTELTPALGIGAFAEKTLVHEGQCTKVDPDEDPAAAGLLGCGIMAGLGAAVNTGEVQLGETVAVFGCGGVGTAAVAGAKLAGAAKIIAVDLDQSKLDVAREFGATDTSCSAGMEEQEVIDAVRELTEGFGVDVAIDAVGIQPTWRQAFYSRDHAGRLVMVGVPNLTDHVDVPAIDLYGRGGSIRPAWYGDCLPERDFPAYVSLHRNGQFPLDKFVSERIALDDVERAFGTMQEGKVLRSVVEI; encoded by the coding sequence ATGAGCGAGAAGAATGAACAGATTGTATCTGGTGTAATCGCCCGTTCTCAGGGCGCGGAAGTCGAGAAGGTCAACATTGTCATCCCGGCCCCGGGCCCGAATGACGTTGTCGTCAAGATCCAGGCCTGCGGCGTCTGCCACACGGACCTGGCCTACCGCAACGGCGACATTGAAGACGCCTACCCCTTCTTGCTCGGCCACGAGGCTGCCGGCATCGTCGAGACGGTCGGCGAGGACGTTACCCACGTCGCCGAGGGCGACTTCGTGGTCCTGAACTGGCGCGCAGTGTGCGGCGAGTGCCGGGCCTGCAAGAAGGGCGAGCCGAAGTACTGCTTCGACACCTTCAACGCCTCCCAGGCCATGACCCTGGAGGACGGCACCGAGCTGACCCCGGCCCTGGGGATCGGCGCCTTCGCCGAGAAGACCCTGGTCCACGAGGGTCAGTGCACCAAGGTCGACCCGGACGAGGATCCGGCCGCCGCCGGCCTGCTGGGCTGCGGCATCATGGCCGGCCTCGGCGCGGCCGTCAACACCGGCGAGGTCCAGCTGGGTGAGACGGTCGCCGTCTTCGGCTGCGGCGGCGTGGGCACCGCGGCAGTGGCTGGCGCCAAGCTGGCCGGGGCCGCCAAGATCATCGCGGTCGACCTGGACCAGTCCAAGCTGGACGTGGCCCGCGAATTCGGCGCCACCGACACCAGCTGCTCCGCCGGCATGGAGGAGCAGGAGGTCATCGACGCCGTCCGCGAGCTCACCGAGGGCTTCGGCGTCGACGTGGCTATCGATGCCGTGGGCATCCAACCCACCTGGCGCCAGGCCTTCTACTCCCGCGACCACGCCGGCCGCCTGGTCATGGTGGGCGTGCCCAACCTGACCGACCACGTCGACGTGCCGGCCATCGACCTCTACGGCCGCGGCGGGTCCATCCGCCCGGCCTGGTACGGCGACTGCCTGCCGGAGCGCGACTTCCCGGCCTACGTCTCGCTGCACCGCAACGGCCAGTTCCCGCTGGACAAGTTCGTCTCCGAGCGGATCGCCCTGGACGACGTCGAGCGCGCCTTCGGCACCATGCAGGAGGGCAAGGTCCTGCGTTCGGTCGTCGAGATCTAG
- a CDS encoding MBL fold metallo-hydrolase: MRIENLVTSGKFCLDGGCWDVDNNVYVLSVGDAVVVVDPSHDLDAIADQVGDREVRAILLTHAHNDHCELAPRAARRFNAPVYLHPDDDVLWQESNGNEPYLHFYDGQRFLLEGEEIRVLHTPGHSPGCVVLYLPGEETLLSGDTLFSGGPGATGRKYSDFDVIVESLRDVVFFLPAETRVLPGHGDATTIGAEADRIDEYVRRGY, encoded by the coding sequence ATGCGGATTGAAAACCTGGTGACTTCCGGAAAGTTCTGCCTCGACGGCGGCTGCTGGGACGTCGACAACAACGTCTACGTGCTGTCGGTCGGCGACGCCGTCGTGGTGGTTGACCCCTCCCACGATCTGGACGCGATTGCCGACCAGGTGGGCGACCGCGAGGTGCGCGCCATCCTGCTCACCCACGCCCACAACGACCACTGCGAGCTGGCCCCGCGGGCGGCCCGCCGCTTCAATGCTCCGGTCTACCTGCACCCGGACGACGACGTGCTGTGGCAGGAGTCGAACGGCAACGAGCCCTACCTCCACTTCTACGACGGGCAGCGCTTCCTACTCGAGGGCGAGGAGATCCGGGTGCTGCACACGCCGGGTCACTCCCCGGGCTGCGTGGTGCTCTACCTGCCGGGCGAGGAGACCCTGCTCTCCGGCGACACCCTCTTCTCGGGCGGGCCGGGGGCCACGGGGCGCAAGTACTCCGACTTCGACGTCATCGTGGAGTCCCTGCGCGACGTCGTCTTCTTCCTGCCAGCCGAGACCCGGGTGCTGCCCGGCCACGGCGATGCCACCACGATCGGGGCCGAGGCCGATCGTATCGACGAGTACGTGCGCCGCGGCTACTAA
- a CDS encoding cytochrome c biogenesis CcdA family protein codes for MMEIGLLGSFLAGVLSLLSPCSALLLPAFFAYAFRSVTQLVTRTGVFFCGLAAVLVPVGTGLGGIGGLFNQHREAVITAGGAVMVALGIFIALGGGFTLPGLGRLSQRVRGDGYVSVFLLGCVYGFAGFCAGPLLGAVLTTAAVGGSLGYGALTMGVYALGMTVPLFVLAAAWDRFDLGRRPWLRGRPLQLGPIRTNSLSVLAGALFVGIGVLFIFSHGTSLLPSPVGTEEAFVVQEWVARLAGRAPDAWVAGGISGVAAAAVGIKAARTPAPAPAG; via the coding sequence ATGATGGAAATCGGCCTGCTCGGTTCCTTCCTAGCCGGGGTCTTGTCCCTGCTCAGCCCGTGCTCCGCGCTGCTGCTGCCGGCCTTTTTCGCCTACGCCTTCCGGTCGGTGACCCAGCTGGTGACCCGGACCGGGGTGTTTTTCTGCGGGCTGGCGGCCGTGCTGGTGCCGGTGGGCACGGGGCTGGGCGGCATCGGCGGCTTGTTTAACCAGCACCGCGAGGCCGTCATCACCGCCGGCGGGGCCGTCATGGTGGCCCTCGGGATCTTTATCGCCCTGGGCGGCGGCTTCACCCTGCCGGGGCTGGGCCGGCTCAGCCAGCGAGTTAGGGGCGATGGCTACGTCAGCGTCTTTTTGCTCGGCTGCGTCTACGGCTTCGCCGGGTTCTGCGCCGGCCCCCTGCTGGGCGCGGTCCTCACCACGGCCGCCGTCGGCGGATCCCTGGGTTACGGGGCTCTGACGATGGGGGTTTACGCCCTCGGCATGACCGTCCCCCTGTTCGTCCTGGCCGCGGCCTGGGATCGCTTCGATCTGGGCCGCCGGCCCTGGCTGCGCGGGCGCCCCCTGCAGCTGGGGCCCATCCGCACCAATTCACTGTCGGTGCTGGCCGGGGCCCTGTTCGTGGGCATCGGGGTGCTGTTTATCTTCTCCCACGGCACGAGCCTGCTGCCCAGCCCGGTGGGCACCGAGGAGGCCTTCGTCGTGCAGGAATGGGTGGCGCGCCTGGCCGGCCGCGCCCCAGACGCGTGGGTGGCCGGCGGAATCAGCGGGGTGGCGGCCGCAGCGGTGGGTATCAAGGCCGCCCGCACCCCGGCCCCGGCCCCGGCCGGGTAA
- a CDS encoding DsbA family protein codes for MPDSSMYDQPLVGQKRPSALRDVPALVWVLTAVIVVLAVVIGFLVADRNGADDAASNGGNSNSSSGAASHSQPADGQSAGQPDGQSDKSAQAAPGTNFDEPNGDPKLYGPAGTISSNEDIDKVHRRADNDPFARGALDAPVVISEFSDFECPFCSRFHNQTAPALIAEYVDKGLVRIEWNDFPVNGPHAIDGAKAGRAAAAQGKFAEFQKAAFAASADMDGHPNFDMDDYVRFAEEAGIEDIERFRQEAGDDTYTQVVEDARDYAASLGITGTPSFVVGRQFVSGAQPEDVFRQVIEEELSRDA; via the coding sequence TTGCCCGATAGCTCAATGTACGACCAACCCCTAGTGGGACAGAAGCGCCCCTCCGCCCTCCGCGACGTCCCCGCCCTGGTGTGGGTGCTCACCGCCGTGATCGTGGTACTGGCCGTCGTCATCGGCTTCCTGGTCGCCGACCGCAACGGCGCCGACGATGCCGCCAGCAACGGCGGCAACAGCAACAGCAGCAGCGGGGCCGCCAGCCACAGCCAGCCAGCAGACGGCCAATCTGCCGGCCAACCAGACGGCCAATCAGACAAGTCAGCCCAGGCCGCCCCGGGCACCAACTTCGACGAACCCAACGGCGACCCCAAGCTGTACGGCCCCGCCGGCACCATCTCCTCCAATGAGGACATCGACAAGGTCCACCGCCGGGCCGACAACGATCCCTTCGCCCGCGGCGCCCTCGATGCCCCGGTGGTCATCTCCGAGTTCTCCGACTTCGAGTGCCCCTTCTGCTCCCGCTTCCACAACCAGACCGCGCCCGCCCTCATCGCGGAATACGTCGACAAGGGCCTGGTGCGCATCGAGTGGAATGACTTCCCGGTCAACGGCCCCCACGCCATCGACGGGGCGAAGGCCGGCCGAGCCGCGGCCGCCCAGGGCAAGTTCGCGGAGTTCCAGAAGGCCGCCTTCGCCGCCAGCGCCGACATGGACGGCCACCCCAACTTCGACATGGATGATTACGTGCGCTTCGCCGAGGAGGCCGGCATCGAGGACATCGAACGCTTCCGCCAGGAGGCCGGCGACGACACCTACACCCAGGTCGTCGAAGACGCCCGCGATTACGCGGCCAGCCTGGGCATCACCGGCACCCCGTCCTTCGTGGTGGGCAGACAGTTCGTCTCCGGGGCACAGCCCGAGGACGTCTTCCGCCAGGTCATCGAGGAGGAGCTGTCCCGGGATGCGTAA
- the rfbA gene encoding glucose-1-phosphate thymidylyltransferase RfbA: protein MKGIILAGGSGTRLYPITQGISKQLMPIYDKPMVYYPLSTLIQAGIREILIITTPEDSASFQRLLGDGSQLGLMLSYAVQPRPKGLAQAFIIGEEFIGGDDVALVLGDNIFDGHGFSSALPECRSPHGGVIFAYEVSDPQRYGVVEFAPDGRAISIEEKPEHPKSSHAVVGLYFYDNQVCEIARSIQPSARGELEITAVNEEYLRRGELSVKRMRRGDVWLDTGTVDSMSEASAYVEVIQKRTGTVLGSPEVAAFREGFIDREQLLRLAAGLDKSGYGAYLRAAAED from the coding sequence ATGAAAGGCATCATCCTGGCCGGCGGTTCCGGCACGCGGCTCTACCCCATCACCCAGGGGATCTCTAAGCAGCTCATGCCGATCTACGACAAGCCGATGGTCTACTACCCGCTATCCACCCTGATCCAGGCGGGTATCCGGGAGATCCTCATCATCACCACCCCGGAGGATTCCGCCTCCTTCCAGCGCCTGCTCGGCGACGGATCCCAGCTGGGCCTCATGCTCTCCTACGCAGTCCAGCCCCGCCCCAAGGGCCTGGCACAGGCCTTCATCATCGGCGAGGAGTTCATCGGCGGCGACGACGTCGCCCTCGTTTTGGGCGACAACATCTTCGACGGCCACGGCTTCAGCAGCGCCCTGCCCGAGTGCCGGTCCCCGCACGGGGGAGTCATCTTCGCCTACGAGGTCTCCGATCCCCAGCGCTACGGCGTAGTCGAGTTCGCCCCCGACGGGCGGGCCATCAGCATCGAGGAGAAGCCGGAACACCCGAAGTCCAGCCACGCCGTCGTGGGCCTGTACTTCTACGACAACCAGGTCTGCGAGATCGCCCGGTCCATTCAGCCCTCGGCCCGCGGGGAGCTGGAGATCACCGCCGTCAACGAGGAGTACCTGCGCCGCGGGGAGCTCTCGGTCAAGCGCATGCGGCGCGGCGACGTATGGCTGGACACCGGCACCGTGGATTCGATGAGCGAGGCCTCCGCCTACGTCGAGGTCATCCAGAAGCGCACCGGCACCGTCCTGGGATCACCCGAGGTGGCCGCCTTCCGCGAGGGTTTCATCGACCGGGAACAGCTGCTGCGCCTGGCCGCCGGCCTCGACAAATCGGGCTACGGCGCCTACCTGCGCGCCGCGGCCGAGGACTAG
- the rfbD gene encoding dTDP-4-dehydrorhamnose reductase, which yields MDIRTTGIEGLLIVDLDVHGDDRGWFKENWQREKMVAAGLPDFAPVQNNVSFNATAGVTRGLHAEPWDKLVSVAYGKVFGAWCDLREGSETYGELVTTEIGPDTAVFVPRGVANGFQALELTAYSYLVNDHWSPEASYPAVNLDLVDWPLEPTEISDKDAAHPQLSEATPMPPRKVLVTGADGQLGRAFRRILPHAEFATRADLDITDPHLAEARRWRDYSAIINCAAYNNVDGAERDRATAWAVNAQAVARLAGIASAHNLTLVHVSSDYIFDGTEKVHSEQEEVSPLSVYGASKAAGDAAAQATARHYVVRTSWVFGDGNNFVEAMRGLALRGVEPEVVADQRGRPTFAEDLAKAIAHLLDSGAEYGVYNVTNSGDTVGRDELAMATFIGIGHDPAEVRPTTTDHFAQPGAAPRPAESTLDLSKLEATGFRPQNWRAALALYLALYPAAGEAES from the coding sequence ATGGACATTCGCACCACGGGCATCGAGGGACTCCTCATTGTGGACTTGGACGTCCACGGGGATGACCGGGGCTGGTTCAAGGAGAACTGGCAGCGGGAGAAGATGGTGGCGGCCGGCCTCCCCGACTTCGCGCCGGTCCAGAACAACGTCTCCTTCAACGCGACCGCCGGGGTGACCCGGGGCCTGCACGCCGAGCCCTGGGACAAGCTGGTCTCTGTCGCCTACGGCAAGGTCTTCGGGGCCTGGTGCGATCTGCGGGAAGGGTCCGAGACCTACGGCGAGTTGGTTACCACCGAGATTGGCCCCGACACGGCCGTCTTCGTCCCCCGCGGGGTGGCCAACGGCTTCCAAGCCCTGGAACTGACCGCCTATTCCTACCTGGTCAACGATCACTGGTCCCCGGAGGCGTCTTACCCGGCCGTCAACCTCGACCTGGTGGACTGGCCGCTGGAGCCGACCGAGATCTCCGACAAGGACGCGGCCCACCCGCAACTTTCCGAGGCGACCCCGATGCCCCCGCGCAAGGTCCTAGTCACCGGCGCCGACGGGCAGCTCGGGCGCGCCTTCCGGCGGATCCTGCCCCACGCCGAGTTCGCCACCCGGGCCGATCTCGACATCACCGACCCCCACCTCGCCGAGGCCCGCCGCTGGCGCGACTATTCCGCGATCATCAACTGCGCCGCCTACAACAACGTCGACGGGGCCGAGCGCGATCGCGCGACCGCCTGGGCCGTCAACGCGCAGGCGGTGGCGCGGCTGGCCGGCATCGCTAGCGCCCACAACCTGACGCTGGTGCACGTCAGCAGCGACTATATCTTCGACGGCACCGAGAAGGTCCACTCCGAGCAGGAGGAGGTGAGCCCGCTGAGCGTGTATGGGGCATCGAAGGCGGCTGGCGATGCCGCCGCCCAGGCCACCGCCCGCCACTACGTGGTCCGCACCAGCTGGGTCTTCGGCGACGGCAACAACTTCGTCGAGGCCATGCGCGGCCTCGCCCTGCGCGGGGTGGAGCCCGAGGTCGTCGCCGATCAGCGCGGCCGCCCCACCTTCGCCGAGGACCTGGCCAAGGCCATCGCCCACCTGCTGGACTCCGGGGCCGAGTACGGCGTCTACAACGTCACCAACTCGGGCGACACCGTCGGGCGGGACGAGCTGGCGATGGCCACCTTCATCGGCATCGGGCACGATCCGGCCGAGGTCCGCCCGACCACCACCGATCACTTCGCCCAGCCCGGCGCGGCCCCGCGCCCGGCCGAGTCGACCCTCGATCTGAGCAAGCTGGAGGCCACCGGCTTCCGGCCCCAGAACTGGCGGGCCGCACTGGCCCTCTACCTGGCGTTGTACCCGGCCGCCGGGGAAGCGGAAAGCTAG